Proteins from a single region of Lepus europaeus isolate LE1 chromosome 4, mLepTim1.pri, whole genome shotgun sequence:
- the LOC133758567 gene encoding mitochondrial ornithine transporter 2 yields MKNSPGLQAAIDLTAGAVGGTACVLTGQPFDTMKVKMQAFPSLYTGLTDCFLKTYSHVGLRGLYRGTGPALMAYVAQNSVLFMCYGFCQKFVRSVAGLDKKAKLNDLQSAAAGSLASAFAALALCPTELVKCRLQTMYELQLLGKIAKSQNTIWSVVKSILRKDGPLGFYYGLSSTLLQEVPGYFFFFGGYELSRSFFASGRSKDELGPVPLMLSGGVAGICLWLVIFPVDCIKSRIQVLSMYGKQAGFFGTLLGIVKYEGIAALYSGLKPTMVRAVPANGALFLAYEYSRKMMMSQLEPC; encoded by the coding sequence ATGAAGAACAGCCCCGGCCTCCAGGCCGCCATCGACCTCACGGCGGGCGCGGTGGGGGGCACGGCGTGCGTACTCACCGGGCAGCCCTTCGACACGATGAAAGTCAAGATGCAGGCGTTCCCCAGCCTGTACACGGGCCTCACCGACTGCTTCCTGAAGACCTACTCCCACGTGGGGTTGCGGGGCCTCTACAGGGGCACAGGCCCCGCGCTGATGGCCTATGTGGCCCAGAACTCTGTCCTCTTCATGTGCTACGGTTTCTGCCAGAAGTTTGTCAGGAGCGTGGCCGGACTGGACAAGAAGGCGAAGCTGAATGACCTGCAGTCTGCGGCCGCGGGCTCCCTGGCCTCGGCGTTCGCCGCGCTGGCCCTTTGCCCCACTGAGCTGGTCAAGTGCCGGCTGCAGACCATGTACGAGTTGCAGCTGTTAGGGAAGATAGCAAAGAGCCAGAATACAATTTGGTCTGTGGTGAAGAGCATCCTCAGAAAGGACGGTCCCTTAGGCTTCTACTACGGACTCTCGAGCACTCTGCTGCAAGAAGTACCgggctatttcttcttcttcgGGGGCTACGAACTGAGCCGATCGTTTTTTGCCTCGGGCAGATCAAAAGATGAACTAGGTCCAGTTCCGTTGATGTTAAGCGGTGGAGTTGCTGGAATCTGCCTCTGGCTTGTCATATTCCCAGTGGATTGTATTAAGTCCAGAATTCAGGTTCTTTCCATGTATGGAAAACAGGCAGGATTTTTTGGAACTCTTTTGGGCATTGTGAAATATGAAGGAATAGCAGCCTTATACTCTGGACTGAAACCTACCATGGTTCGAGCAGTCCCTGCCAACGGGGCACTATTTTTGGCCTATGAGTACAGCAGGAAGATGATGATGAGCCAGTTGGAACCCTGCTGA